One part of the Hyalangium ruber genome encodes these proteins:
- the rlmN gene encoding 23S rRNA (adenine(2503)-C(2))-methyltransferase RlmN, with protein MQPSPPTPPVNLYDLPRAALGELLAGWGFSAFHRDALWEALYRKQVGSLEELEGLLRPDLVKRLRKSALLRRPAVHHESFSSDGLTHKLLLRLHDGQTIETVLMRFKGRATVCISTQAGCAMGCVFCATGQMGLVRHLSPGEIVAQVLHVTGILRQSDETLRNIVLMGMGEPLHNYDGTMEAVDILVDPLGLAIGPRFITLSTVGVVPGIRRLADEERPVQLAVSLHGATDAERAALVPVGKRWPLEELMEACRYYSEKRKRRIFFEWTLIAGKNDTPEQAHTLGQLLRGMDAHVNVIPLNPTVGYGGVPSAPESVRAFQDVLASYELPSTVRQRRGIDIDAGCGQLKAAVERPRRPLPTTR; from the coding sequence ATGCAGCCCTCCCCTCCCACCCCTCCGGTCAACCTGTACGACCTGCCGCGCGCCGCCCTCGGCGAGCTGCTCGCGGGCTGGGGCTTCAGTGCCTTCCACCGGGACGCGCTGTGGGAGGCCCTCTACCGCAAGCAGGTGGGGAGCCTCGAGGAGCTGGAAGGCCTGCTACGGCCCGACCTCGTGAAGCGACTGCGCAAGAGCGCCCTGCTGCGCCGCCCCGCCGTCCACCACGAGAGCTTCAGCAGCGACGGCCTCACCCACAAGCTGCTCCTGCGCCTGCACGATGGGCAGACCATCGAGACGGTGCTGATGCGCTTCAAGGGCCGCGCCACGGTGTGCATCAGCACGCAGGCCGGGTGCGCCATGGGCTGCGTCTTCTGCGCCACCGGGCAGATGGGGCTCGTGCGGCACCTGAGCCCGGGGGAGATCGTCGCCCAGGTGCTCCATGTCACCGGCATCCTGCGCCAGTCCGACGAGACGCTGCGCAACATCGTCCTCATGGGCATGGGCGAGCCCCTGCACAACTATGACGGCACGATGGAGGCGGTGGACATCCTCGTGGACCCGCTCGGCCTGGCCATCGGTCCGCGCTTCATCACCCTGAGCACCGTGGGCGTGGTGCCCGGCATCCGCCGGCTCGCGGACGAGGAGCGGCCCGTGCAGCTCGCCGTCAGCCTCCACGGGGCCACCGACGCGGAGCGCGCCGCGCTCGTCCCCGTGGGCAAGCGCTGGCCGCTCGAGGAGCTGATGGAGGCCTGCCGCTACTACAGCGAGAAGCGCAAGCGCCGCATCTTCTTCGAGTGGACGCTCATCGCCGGCAAGAACGACACGCCGGAGCAGGCGCACACGCTCGGGCAGCTGCTGCGGGGCATGGACGCCCACGTCAACGTCATCCCCCTCAACCCCACCGTGGGCTATGGCGGGGTGCCGAGCGCTCCCGAGTCCGTGCGCGCCTTCCAGGACGTGCTCGCCAGCTACGAGCTGCCCAGCACCGTGCGTCAGCGCCGAGGCATCGACATCGACGCGGGCTGCGGTCAGCTCAAGGCCGCGGTGGAGCGCCCGCGACGTCCGCTTCCCACCACACGCTGA
- a CDS encoding LytR/AlgR family response regulator transcription factor, whose protein sequence is MSQSLRVLIADDELLARKRLSRLLGAFPDVEICGEAADGDAVLAAARAGGVDIILLDIHMPGLNGLEALSLLPEDGPRVILCTAHAEHAVDAFEYGAVDYVLKPVEAARLQKALERARARLGPKEAQEPAARAPSTNAKGLARLPIPTRQGIVLVDPESISHATLEGELVTVFTTQGEFLTDFTLNELADKLPVEGFQRVHRRALLNLAHVTRLEPLETGGYIARTTKGHSVEISRQSARELRRMLGLRRGTEEEG, encoded by the coding sequence GTGAGCCAGTCCCTGCGCGTCCTCATCGCCGATGACGAGCTGCTCGCCCGCAAGCGCCTGTCGCGGCTGCTGGGCGCCTTCCCGGATGTGGAGATCTGCGGGGAGGCCGCGGACGGAGACGCCGTGCTCGCGGCGGCGCGGGCGGGCGGGGTGGACATCATCCTCCTGGACATCCACATGCCGGGGCTGAACGGGCTGGAGGCGCTGTCGCTGCTGCCCGAGGACGGCCCGCGCGTCATCCTCTGCACGGCGCACGCGGAGCACGCCGTGGATGCCTTCGAGTACGGCGCGGTGGACTACGTGCTCAAGCCGGTGGAGGCCGCGCGGCTTCAGAAGGCGCTGGAGCGGGCCCGGGCGCGGCTGGGGCCCAAGGAGGCGCAGGAGCCCGCCGCCCGCGCACCGTCAACGAACGCCAAGGGGCTGGCGAGGCTGCCCATTCCGACGCGGCAGGGCATCGTCCTGGTGGATCCAGAGAGCATCTCCCACGCGACGCTGGAGGGCGAGCTGGTGACGGTGTTCACCACGCAGGGCGAGTTCCTCACGGACTTCACGCTGAACGAGCTGGCGGACAAGCTGCCAGTGGAGGGCTTCCAGCGGGTACACCGGCGGGCGCTGCTCAACCTGGCCCACGTCACGCGGCTGGAGCCGCTGGAGACGGGGGGCTACATCGCGCGCACCACGAAAGGGCACTCGGTGGAGATCAGCCGCCAGTCGGCCCGTGAGTTGCGGCGCATGCTGGGCCTGCGCCGAGGAACCGAGGAGGAGGGCTGA
- a CDS encoding glutamate--cysteine ligase — protein MGLAIQCEEFSPEDYRRFSQRLAENVEALRRVLGRPGFGAGPRTIGAELELFLVDKAGFPLPVNRQVLGQTVDPRVTLEIDRFNLECNLRPALLAGRPFTALRAEFEDTLGEVRRAAATQGAQVVVTGILPTLREADLGSGALTGMPRYRALSAAIRRRRDAPFQVAIAGEDTLTLTWDDVTLEGANTSLQFHLRVAPEEFARVYNAAQLVTGPVLAVSSNSPLFLGRRLWDETRVALFRQAVDDRGEPHEGGFLPHARVTFGHGWARESALELFSEAVALHAPLLPVVGPESPLECVARGQLPKLDELRLHQSTVWSWNRAIYDPKDEGHLRIEFRALPAGPTVVDMVANGALLLGLSLGLADQMDALLPGIPFDSARGNFLRAARQGVDAVMLWPSDKTPSPQPVPVTELVPRLLPIARRGLVGAGVNEDEADAMLGIIEARVAARQTGARWQRRTLARLEERMPRVDALAALLERYREHAESGAPVHTWPLD, from the coding sequence ATGGGCTTGGCCATCCAATGTGAGGAATTCAGTCCCGAGGACTACCGGCGCTTCTCCCAGCGGCTCGCCGAGAATGTGGAGGCGTTGCGTCGGGTGCTCGGGCGCCCAGGCTTCGGCGCGGGGCCGCGAACCATCGGCGCCGAGCTGGAGCTGTTCCTGGTGGACAAGGCGGGTTTCCCGTTGCCGGTGAACCGGCAGGTGCTGGGGCAGACGGTGGACCCCCGGGTGACGCTGGAAATCGACCGCTTCAATCTGGAGTGCAACCTGCGTCCCGCTCTGTTGGCTGGGAGACCTTTCACGGCGCTGCGCGCGGAGTTCGAGGACACGCTGGGCGAGGTGCGCCGCGCGGCAGCCACGCAAGGGGCGCAGGTGGTGGTGACGGGCATCCTGCCCACGTTGCGCGAGGCGGACCTGGGCAGCGGGGCGCTGACGGGCATGCCGCGCTACCGGGCGCTGTCGGCGGCCATCCGGCGCCGCCGGGACGCGCCCTTCCAGGTGGCCATCGCGGGCGAGGACACGCTGACGCTCACGTGGGACGACGTGACGCTGGAGGGGGCGAACACCTCGCTTCAGTTCCACTTGCGGGTGGCGCCGGAGGAGTTCGCCCGGGTGTACAACGCGGCGCAGCTGGTGACGGGGCCGGTGCTGGCGGTGTCCTCCAACTCACCGCTCTTCCTGGGGCGGCGGCTGTGGGATGAGACGCGGGTGGCGCTCTTCCGCCAGGCGGTGGACGACCGGGGCGAGCCGCACGAGGGAGGCTTCCTGCCGCATGCCCGGGTGACGTTCGGTCACGGCTGGGCGCGGGAGAGCGCGCTGGAGCTGTTCTCGGAGGCGGTGGCGCTGCATGCGCCGCTGCTGCCGGTGGTGGGCCCGGAGTCTCCGCTGGAGTGCGTGGCGCGCGGGCAGTTGCCGAAGCTGGACGAGCTGCGGTTGCACCAGAGCACGGTGTGGAGCTGGAACCGCGCCATCTATGATCCCAAGGACGAGGGGCACCTGCGCATCGAGTTCCGCGCGCTGCCGGCGGGGCCCACGGTGGTGGACATGGTGGCCAACGGGGCGTTGCTCCTGGGGCTGTCGCTGGGGCTGGCCGACCAGATGGATGCGCTGCTGCCGGGCATTCCCTTCGACAGCGCGCGGGGCAATTTCCTCCGAGCGGCGAGACAGGGCGTGGACGCGGTGATGCTCTGGCCTTCGGACAAGACGCCCTCGCCCCAGCCAGTGCCGGTGACGGAGCTGGTGCCCCGGCTGCTGCCCATCGCCCGCCGGGGGCTGGTGGGGGCGGGAGTGAACGAGGACGAGGCGGACGCGATGCTCGGCATCATCGAGGCGCGCGTGGCGGCCCGACAGACGGGAGCCCGCTGGCAACGGCGGACGCTGGCGCGGCTGGAGGAGCGGATGCCGCGCGTGGACGCACTGGCCGCGCTGCTGGAGCGCTACCGCGAGCACGCCGAGTCCGGCGCGCCCGTGCATACCTGGCCCCTGGATTGA
- a CDS encoding DUF1499 domain-containing protein, whose amino-acid sequence MSRLTSLTQNVAETSPNAEDPRLRTRFYALSRETVWNTVYVLAAAQPGWDILEADQAEGVFEIESRTRFLNCVDDVTIRVRPASGQRISVDLLSRSRVGKGDLGTQARRIRHFLAALDNALSPTPR is encoded by the coding sequence ATGAGCCGCCTGACCTCCTTGACCCAAAATGTCGCGGAGACTTCTCCCAATGCCGAGGACCCTCGGCTGCGCACCCGCTTCTATGCCCTGTCCCGAGAGACCGTGTGGAACACGGTGTACGTGCTGGCGGCGGCACAGCCCGGGTGGGACATCCTCGAGGCCGACCAGGCCGAGGGCGTGTTCGAGATCGAATCCCGAACCCGGTTCCTCAATTGCGTGGACGACGTCACCATCCGCGTGCGCCCGGCCAGCGGACAACGCATCTCCGTGGACCTGCTCTCCCGCTCCCGCGTGGGAAAGGGAGACCTGGGCACCCAGGCCCGCCGCATCCGTCACTTCCTCGCCGCGCTCGACAACGCCCTGAGCCCCACGCCCCGCTGA
- a CDS encoding sensor histidine kinase, with protein sequence MTAEGSIVRATLRALTAPKRLAPILLVSASLVFAQTAFSREPLALPLGVMLCLLFVAVAPVSYRVLFPEGLDLSHGGVRLVLYVAVGLGVVISSGYILPKFLRMGPTFLTQPVNLAVCCALFLVGGWGLGRDIGFEESLARERARGARLALEAEQAQLLALRSHLDPHFLFNTLNAIAEWCRTDGAVAEAAVLKLSAMLRSVLAGVRSATWPMEKELELIRTLFDLHLLRDPELFQLSIEVEPGASEVHVPPLVLLPLAENAVKHGPAAGHRGRISLQVASREGEWVFTLENPGASKGPRDGSAGLPTVERRLALAYGGKARLVLESAEGRTRLTVTLPRSGPLPGVLT encoded by the coding sequence AAGGCTCCATCGTCCGCGCCACCCTGCGCGCGCTCACGGCTCCCAAGCGACTGGCGCCCATCCTGCTGGTGTCCGCCTCGCTCGTCTTCGCGCAGACGGCCTTCAGCCGGGAGCCGCTCGCCCTGCCCCTGGGCGTCATGCTGTGCCTGCTCTTCGTGGCCGTGGCGCCCGTCTCCTACCGCGTCCTGTTCCCCGAGGGGTTGGACCTGAGTCACGGTGGCGTGCGGCTGGTGCTCTACGTCGCGGTGGGCCTCGGGGTGGTGATCTCCTCGGGCTACATCCTCCCGAAGTTCCTGCGCATGGGGCCGACCTTCCTCACCCAGCCGGTGAACCTGGCCGTCTGCTGCGCCCTGTTCCTGGTGGGCGGGTGGGGATTGGGGCGGGATATCGGCTTCGAGGAGTCGCTGGCGCGTGAGCGCGCCCGGGGGGCCCGGCTTGCCCTGGAGGCCGAGCAGGCCCAGCTGCTGGCCCTGCGCAGCCACCTGGATCCGCACTTCCTCTTCAACACGCTGAACGCGATCGCCGAGTGGTGCCGTACCGACGGGGCCGTGGCCGAGGCGGCCGTGCTCAAGCTCTCGGCCATGCTGCGCAGCGTGCTGGCGGGAGTACGCAGCGCGACGTGGCCGATGGAGAAGGAGCTGGAGCTCATCCGCACCCTGTTCGACCTGCACCTGCTGCGGGACCCGGAGCTGTTCCAGCTCTCCATCGAGGTGGAGCCCGGAGCGAGCGAGGTGCATGTGCCTCCGCTGGTGCTGCTGCCACTGGCGGAGAACGCGGTGAAGCACGGGCCCGCGGCGGGGCACCGGGGGCGCATCAGCCTGCAGGTGGCCTCGCGCGAGGGCGAGTGGGTGTTCACCCTGGAGAACCCCGGCGCCTCGAAGGGTCCTCGGGATGGCAGTGCCGGACTGCCCACGGTGGAGCGCCGGCTCGCCCTGGCCTACGGTGGCAAGGCCCGACTCGTCCTGGAGAGCGCCGAGGGCCGCACCCGCCTCACCGTCACCCTGCCCCGCTCGGGCCCCCTGCCTGGAGTCCTCACGTGA